A DNA window from Anastrepha obliqua isolate idAnaObli1 chromosome 5, idAnaObli1_1.0, whole genome shotgun sequence contains the following coding sequences:
- the LOC129247666 gene encoding uncharacterized protein LOC129247666 has translation MFLRRAIQVATVLIYWFVIVPVIAKYLEDIKWMRRGKWTRKKLGFYGIAAFTFIFTYFLCMYAYMLCKRWERKILTDMKQSTTKTAESEVPSAATSMATVAELEPLERVRPARPAILAAPAVSSPSAQLLAKEQQMQEHDASQQQRQTGARSKVKILRSAPKIPTVHRLLPAPTTTTLPVIVTTPLAPLQEQPYGGELEAKNKRLSRAERLTTELAEILRRYYRMSTGNGNNKATPTMVEPV, from the coding sequence ATGTTTCTGCGTCGCGCTATACAAGTCGCCACAGTGTTGATTTATTGGTTTGTTATTGTGCCGGTGATTGCCAAATATTTGGAGGACATTAAATGGATGCGTCGTGGCAAATGGACACGCAAGAAATTGGGTTTCTACGGCATTGCTGCATTCACCTTCATTTTCACCTACTTCCTGTGCATGTACGCTTATATGTTGTGCAAGCGTTGGGAGCGTAAAATACTCACCGACATGAAACAGTCTACCACCAAAACCGCCGAATCTGAGGTACCATCCGCGGCCACATCAATGGCTACAGTAGCCGAATTGGAGCCACTCGAACGCGTGCGTCCAGCGCGCCCAGCAATTTTAGCAGCACCAGCTGTCTCTAGCCCGAGCGCACAGCTATTGGCCAAGGAGCAACAGATGCAGGAGCATGACGCCAGCCAACAACAAAGACAAACAGGTGCACGaagtaaagtgaaaattttaCGTTCAGCGCCTAAAATACCAACCGTACATCGGCTGCTACCTGCGCCAACCACCACTACATTGCCAGTGATTGTGACTACACCGCTGGCACCGCTGCAGGAGCAGCCGTATGGTGGTGAGCTCGAGGCGAAGAATAAAAGGTTAAGTCGCGCGGAACGGCTGACAACAGAATTAGCGGAGATTTTGCGTCGATACTATCGTATGAGTACGGGTAATGGCAATAATAAGGCAACACCAACGATGGTGGAGCCCGTGTGA